CGTTCGTTGCCACTCCTCCATCGTCAGCAATAAATTTTCCCTGCTGCTGCAATGCCTCGATTTCATTGAGCGGTCTTTCCAGTTGACGTCTTCGTGTCGTGGTGAGCGTTTCGTATTCCTTTTGCACGTCCTGAATTTTTTTACCCAAATTTTCAAAACGGGAGATGAATTCAGCCCACTGTTTTTTGAACACGCCCATCAGGCTCAAAATTTTATTCGATGTTTTTTCCAGCGCGAAATTTTCCACTGCCTGGCGAATGACCGCCAGAATGGCGAACAACGTGATCGGCGAACAGAAAATGACGCGATTGCGAATCCCCTCGTCCAAAATCGTGCTGTCCTGCTCATGAATGAAAGCGTAAATCTGTTCGTTGGGAATAAAAAGCAGCACGTAGTCCACTGTGTTTTGCTCGGGATTGATGTAATCGCGCGAGGTAACTTCCTTGATTCTCGCCTTCACATCTTTCAAAAAAGCACGTTTTAAATTTTCTTTTTCAAAATTATTGTTTGACTCAAGATAGCGCAGATAATTATCCAGGGGGAATTTGACATCCATGTTCAATTTGAGATTTTTCGGCAGCAGAAAAGTGAAATCAGGTCTGGACCCGGAACTGTTGATTGTTTTTTGTTTTAAAAAATTGACGTTTTCCACGAAACCAGCCAGCCGAAGAACATCTTCAGCCATGCGCTCGCC
This portion of the Calditrichota bacterium genome encodes:
- a CDS encoding DNA recombination protein RmuC, whose translation is DRVEKFSQLETQLKTATEQTAALIQTTNSLKEALSSSKTRGQWGERMAEDVLRLAGFVENVNFLKQKTINSSGSRPDFTFLLPKNLKLNMDVKFPLDNYLRYLESNNNFEKENLKRAFLKDVKARIKEVTSRDYINPEQNTVDYVLLFIPNEQIYAFIHEQDSTILDEGIRNRVIFCSPITLFAILAVIRQAVENFALEKTSNKILSLMGVFKKQWAEFISRFENLGKKIQDVQKEYETLTTTRRRQLERPLNEIEALQQQGKFIADDGGVATNETNKNKQK